A single Candidatus Poribacteria bacterium DNA region contains:
- a CDS encoding ABC transporter ATP-binding protein, whose translation MNKTPIVETENLSKWYGEVMGVNDITLTIYPGIIGLLGPNGAGKTSLIKLMTGQLKPNQGEVKVLNQSVWNNTELTRRVGYCPDIELAYQFMSGLEFVTFFATLSGYDKSEVESRSLQVLETVDMLSAKDRPIGSYSKGMRQRIKLAQALVHEPELLFLDEPLTGLDPNGRRHVLALLKDLADKGISIIVSSHILYEIEALTETILLIHQGRILAEGTISDIRELIDEHPHKVYLSTDEPRRLAQVCLPFADILSVTFVNNGNAMDGSETDIAGDIIIETAKPDAFYARLPELLIENELHVSQLYSPDDNLSSVFKYLVG comes from the coding sequence ATGAATAAGACACCGATTGTTGAAACAGAAAATCTATCCAAATGGTATGGTGAAGTTATGGGGGTGAATGACATAACGCTCACGATTTACCCCGGCATCATCGGTCTACTGGGTCCAAACGGCGCGGGGAAAACAAGTTTAATTAAACTTATGACGGGACAACTCAAACCGAACCAAGGCGAGGTGAAAGTGCTGAACCAGTCGGTATGGAATAACACTGAGTTGACTCGGCGAGTAGGCTACTGCCCAGACATAGAATTGGCATATCAATTCATGAGTGGACTTGAGTTTGTCACCTTTTTCGCCACGTTAAGCGGATATGACAAATCAGAAGTAGAATCCCGAAGTCTACAAGTATTGGAAACGGTGGACATGTTATCGGCAAAGGACCGACCTATCGGCTCCTATAGCAAAGGTATGCGGCAGCGCATCAAACTCGCGCAGGCGTTAGTACACGAACCGGAACTTCTATTTCTTGACGAGCCACTCACGGGTTTAGATCCGAACGGAAGACGGCACGTTCTTGCGCTGTTGAAAGACCTCGCTGACAAAGGTATTAGCATTATCGTTTCAAGTCATATCCTCTACGAGATTGAAGCGTTAACAGAGACAATTTTGCTCATCCACCAAGGACGTATCCTTGCCGAAGGCACTATCTCCGATATCAGGGAGTTGATTGATGAACATCCACATAAAGTCTACTTAAGCACCGATGAACCGCGCCGCTTAGCACAAGTCTGCCTGCCTTTTGCGGATATCCTGAGCGTAACCTTTGTCAATAATGGTAACGCTATGGACGGATCAGAAACAGACATAGCAGGCGATATTATTATCGAAACCGCTAAGCCGGATGCTTTCTATGCCCGACTTCCTGAACTCCTCATTGAAAACGAATTGCACGTCTCCCAACTCTACTCCCCTGATGATAATCTCTCCTCCGTGTTTAAATACTTGGTCGGGTAG
- a CDS encoding sugar kinase, which produces MDVLSLGIYVVDVLGRPIDQFPEKGKLALFDELEIHTGGCANNTALVLSRLGIHAGAMGKIGTDAFGDLILQTLKDNDVDVTGMRQDPDVSTSFTFVAIASDGERTFYHYIGANGELCEADLNWELIKTTKILHIAGALVMPSFDGAPMANILREAKSLDITTSLDTAYDATGKWMETLEPCLHHVDIFMPSIVEARHLTGMSECREIAQFLRNIYNIQTIAIKMGENGSYVSTPETELSVPAYPVNVVDATGAGDAYVAGFLAGTLMDWDLQATAELASATGAACVTAIGTTAGIQNLEETLKINRQRN; this is translated from the coding sequence ATGGACGTGCTATCGCTTGGTATTTACGTCGTTGACGTGCTCGGACGACCGATAGACCAATTCCCCGAAAAAGGCAAATTAGCACTCTTTGATGAACTCGAAATCCATACCGGAGGTTGTGCGAATAACACGGCTCTTGTGCTTTCGCGTTTAGGCATTCATGCGGGTGCGATGGGTAAAATTGGCACCGATGCTTTCGGGGATCTGATCCTGCAAACACTTAAAGACAACGACGTTGACGTAACTGGCATGCGCCAAGATCCCGACGTTAGCACCTCATTCACATTTGTCGCGATTGCTTCTGATGGCGAACGGACTTTCTATCACTACATCGGCGCGAACGGTGAACTCTGTGAAGCAGACCTTAATTGGGAACTTATTAAAACCACCAAGATTTTGCACATCGCTGGTGCGCTCGTCATGCCGAGTTTTGATGGCGCGCCGATGGCAAACATCCTTCGAGAAGCGAAAAGCCTGGATATAACCACTTCGCTCGACACAGCATACGATGCGACTGGAAAGTGGATGGAGACGTTAGAACCGTGTTTACATCACGTAGACATCTTTATGCCAAGCATTGTTGAAGCGCGACACCTCACTGGTATGTCCGAATGCCGTGAAATCGCACAATTTTTGCGGAACATCTACAATATCCAAACCATCGCCATTAAAATGGGCGAAAACGGCAGTTATGTCTCCACACCAGAGACAGAACTTTCTGTGCCCGCATATCCGGTCAATGTCGTTGACGCCACGGGGGCAGGTGATGCTTATGTTGCCGGTTTCCTCGCGGGAACCCTTATGGATTGGGACTTACAAGCGACTGCGGAATTGGCATCCGCGACGGGCGCGGCATGCGTCACTGCTATCGGTACTACTGCAGGGATTCAGAATCTTGAAGAGACCTTGAAAATTAACCGTCAGAGGAATTAG
- a CDS encoding GHMP kinase: MARAFAPGNISCVFKVIPHADPARMHSLGMGFTVKEGVEVIVSEYHETEVLFNGEHINFPTVRAVANRLIENSSVVGIKVVITSPLPLGCGFGLSGAAALAAAYALNALLSLQKDTEELAMIAHVAEVENRTGLGDVCSQYHGGCLVKLKEGSPLTADSLPIAEQPIYYRYFGPIQTSEVLGNREQTLRINRAADVALRTLQTLTSAKPNADLFNACFAVSKQFSVESGLLSDARVIDTIARIEADSGVASMIMLGNGVFSTHPFENAVETRLVHNPARLML; encoded by the coding sequence ATGGCGAGAGCATTTGCCCCTGGTAACATTTCGTGTGTTTTCAAGGTTATTCCGCACGCCGATCCGGCGCGTATGCACTCGCTCGGCATGGGGTTCACTGTTAAAGAAGGCGTAGAGGTCATCGTCTCTGAGTATCATGAGACAGAGGTGCTGTTTAATGGAGAGCATATCAACTTTCCGACGGTACGTGCTGTTGCCAACAGACTCATCGAAAACAGTAGCGTTGTAGGCATAAAAGTAGTTATCACGTCTCCACTACCCCTTGGTTGTGGTTTTGGACTCAGTGGTGCTGCGGCACTCGCAGCTGCTTATGCGCTCAATGCGCTGCTATCCCTGCAGAAAGACACTGAAGAACTCGCAATGATCGCACACGTTGCAGAAGTTGAAAATCGCACGGGGTTGGGTGATGTCTGTTCGCAATATCACGGCGGTTGTCTTGTCAAGTTGAAGGAAGGCTCTCCTTTAACTGCCGATAGCCTACCGATTGCAGAACAACCGATCTACTATCGCTACTTCGGACCGATCCAGACAAGCGAGGTGCTCGGAAACAGAGAACAGACGCTTCGGATCAATCGTGCAGCAGATGTTGCGTTGCGTACATTGCAAACGCTTACCAGTGCTAAGCCGAATGCCGACCTCTTTAATGCCTGCTTCGCGGTCTCAAAACAGTTTTCGGTAGAGAGCGGTTTGCTTAGCGATGCACGGGTGATAGATACGATCGCACGCATTGAGGCAGATAGTGGTGTTGCCTCCATGATTATGTTAGGAAACGGTGTTTTTAGTACGCATCCTTTTGAAAATGCTGTCGAAACGAGGCTTGTCCATAATCCTGCACGCCTCATGTTATAA
- a CDS encoding transposase: MRNTKYKPFFDPILALLHQQMDICGIVRNHFIALSRRYYRMYGEGLSYKQMSAHLTKLKKLEQYKHWNIPYAWSLQQVIRDLARSYREIKTLGRGRPRFKKAKNHRGIRFDGSQIELRHVLPKQKGQRKYPVYELVAGGMTYRFSMHRRIVGEIKQVAFTRDAIGEIYLTLTEDFVESVPEPKTGKAEGFDIGIKDFLTGSNGKKYKSPMFYKQQEKKLAKEQRCLSRKVKGSNNYERQRKVVGRIHIKTTNQRSEHHWKLSVKLCRSFDVMIFENLNIAAMKALWGKQVSDLSFSSFLNKLKHQTDKRNRIFHKIGRWIPTTKPCSVCGYKNNHLTLSDRHWMCPDCETFLDRDHNAAVNILREGLASLGLGDVRPTIVDKTLVGCTVESSSLALNSTSAFA, from the coding sequence ATGAGAAACACAAAATATAAACCTTTTTTTGATCCTATCCTCGCATTACTCCATCAACAAATGGATATTTGTGGCATTGTGCGTAATCATTTCATCGCCTTGTCTCGACGCTATTACCGAATGTATGGGGAAGGGCTTTCGTATAAACAGATGAGTGCCCATTTGACGAAGTTGAAGAAACTCGAGCAGTATAAGCATTGGAATATTCCTTATGCGTGGAGCCTTCAACAAGTTATTAGAGACTTGGCACGTTCTTACCGAGAAATAAAAACGCTTGGTCGGGGTCGCCCACGGTTTAAGAAAGCCAAAAATCATCGGGGGATTAGATTTGATGGTTCTCAAATCGAACTCCGTCACGTCTTGCCTAAACAGAAAGGTCAACGTAAATATCCTGTTTATGAGTTGGTAGCAGGGGGTATGACTTATAGATTTTCTATGCATCGTCGGATCGTAGGTGAAATAAAGCAAGTTGCATTTACGCGTGACGCTATTGGCGAAATATATTTGACGCTTACTGAAGATTTTGTGGAATCTGTGCCAGAACCTAAGACTGGTAAAGCGGAAGGGTTCGATATTGGCATCAAAGATTTCCTGACTGGCTCTAATGGTAAAAAATATAAATCTCCAATGTTTTACAAGCAGCAGGAGAAAAAACTTGCCAAAGAGCAGCGTTGTTTGTCGAGAAAAGTCAAAGGTTCAAACAACTATGAACGCCAAAGAAAAGTTGTTGGTCGTATCCATATAAAAACAACTAACCAAAGGTCTGAACATCACTGGAAACTATCTGTCAAATTGTGTCGTTCGTTTGATGTGATGATTTTTGAAAACTTGAATATTGCTGCGATGAAAGCACTCTGGGGCAAGCAAGTCTCGGATCTTTCTTTTAGCAGTTTTTTGAATAAACTGAAACATCAAACCGACAAACGGAACCGTATTTTTCATAAAATAGGTCGTTGGATACCAACCACCAAACCTTGTTCGGTTTGTGGGTATAAGAATAATCATTTGACACTTTCGGATCGGCATTGGATGTGTCCTGATTGTGAAACATTTCTTGATCGTGACCATAACGCTGCTGTTAATATTTTACGAGAAGGGTTAGCTTCTCTTGGGTTAGGTGATGTAAGACCTACGATTGTTGATAAGACTTTAGTAGGCTGCACTGTTGAGTCATCCAGTCTGGCTCTGAATTCCACAAGTGCTTTCGCATAA
- a CDS encoding Uma2 family endonuclease — MTAIAVQTHLTPEEYLDWERKAPFKNEYLAGQILAMSGASLAHNLITGNIFNGLYNQLVERECITFTGEMRVKANPLTSYFYPDVAVVCDEPRFEDDVFDTLLNPTVVVEVLSRSTATYDKGEKFESYKQIASLQEYILVSQDRVNVERHFRLEMQWRVIEFQELADILRLDSIRCELPLGHIYRRVKFTDTP, encoded by the coding sequence ATGACGGCTATTGCTGTGCAAACCCATTTGACACCTGAGGAATATCTGGATTGGGAACGCAAAGCACCCTTCAAAAATGAATATCTCGCCGGACAGATACTCGCGATGTCCGGAGCAAGTCTCGCGCATAATCTCATCACAGGCAATATATTTAATGGACTTTATAACCAATTGGTGGAACGGGAGTGCATCACCTTTACCGGCGAGATGCGTGTGAAGGCAAATCCGTTAACATCTTACTTTTATCCAGATGTCGCTGTCGTCTGTGATGAACCCCGTTTTGAAGATGATGTGTTCGATACGCTCCTCAACCCAACTGTTGTCGTAGAGGTGCTTTCCCGGTCAACAGCAACTTATGACAAGGGCGAGAAATTCGAGTCTTATAAGCAGATCGCGTCCTTGCAAGAATACATCCTTGTTTCGCAAGATAGGGTAAACGTTGAACGCCATTTTCGCTTAGAAATGCAGTGGAGAGTGATAGAATTTCAGGAGCTTGCGGACATCCTGCGCCTGGATTCAATTCGCTGCGAACTGCCTTTGGGGCACATCTATAGACGCGTCAAATTTACAGATACGCCCTGA
- a CDS encoding sulfatase-like hydrolase/transferase, with amino-acid sequence MQNQPNVIFILTDDQGPWAAGCCGNDEVRTPFIDQLASEGTRFPNFFCTTPVCSPARASLMTGRIPSAHGVHDFVPVGNIPPNPIRYLEGLTCYTDVLADNGYTVGLSGKWHLGDSLSPQHGFSHWFAMPRGGSKYNNADMIRNGKVEAQPGYLTDVITDDALDFISANSEAPFYLSVHYNAPHTPFNGHPKDIVDSYDDCPFKTCPQEALHPWAGRGTLPHMGNRESLKGYFAAITALDLNVGRILERLSELGIRENTLIVFSSDNGYSCGHHGFWHKGNGTFPLNMYENSVKVPFIMSHPGKIPEGSVSEAMVSQYDFMPTLLDYLGLPDPNDDMSPGRSFVPALTRKTNDAQDEIVVFDEYGPVRMIRTQEWKYVHRYPYGPHELYDLAKDPRERKNLIDDKSQNPLISDLRRQMGAWFERYVDPRLDGTRCAVTGRGQKAKIGDGMYGEDAFNPRDTSHRQNR; translated from the coding sequence ATGCAAAACCAACCAAATGTCATTTTTATTCTCACGGATGACCAAGGCCCCTGGGCTGCTGGCTGTTGTGGTAATGATGAAGTCCGCACACCTTTTATTGACCAGCTTGCTTCAGAGGGGACACGTTTTCCCAATTTTTTCTGCACTACTCCGGTATGTTCACCGGCACGTGCGAGCCTGATGACTGGACGCATCCCTTCTGCACATGGCGTTCATGATTTTGTCCCTGTCGGAAACATACCACCAAATCCGATACGTTATCTTGAAGGACTTACCTGCTATACCGACGTACTCGCTGACAATGGCTACACTGTTGGACTCAGTGGTAAATGGCACCTCGGCGATAGCCTCTCGCCACAACACGGGTTTAGCCATTGGTTCGCTATGCCCAGGGGGGGCAGCAAGTACAACAACGCAGATATGATCCGAAATGGGAAGGTAGAAGCGCAACCTGGCTATCTTACTGACGTAATTACCGATGATGCGTTGGACTTCATTTCTGCGAATAGTGAAGCCCCGTTCTACCTGAGTGTCCACTATAACGCCCCGCATACCCCGTTTAATGGGCATCCGAAAGACATTGTGGATTCTTATGATGATTGCCCGTTCAAGACGTGTCCGCAGGAAGCATTGCACCCGTGGGCGGGCCGAGGCACCCTCCCTCACATGGGAAATCGCGAGTCGTTGAAAGGTTATTTCGCAGCGATAACAGCACTCGATTTAAACGTTGGCAGGATTTTAGAACGACTTTCTGAATTAGGTATCCGCGAAAATACGCTCATCGTTTTCAGTAGCGATAATGGATATTCGTGTGGACATCACGGATTTTGGCACAAAGGCAACGGGACATTCCCACTGAATATGTATGAGAATTCGGTTAAAGTGCCTTTTATCATGAGCCATCCCGGTAAGATACCTGAGGGAAGCGTCAGCGAAGCAATGGTGAGTCAATACGATTTCATGCCGACACTTCTCGATTATCTCGGTTTACCGGATCCGAATGACGATATGTCCCCTGGCAGAAGTTTTGTACCAGCACTTACCAGAAAAACAAACGATGCGCAAGATGAGATCGTTGTATTTGATGAATACGGGCCTGTCCGTATGATCCGAACACAAGAGTGGAAATATGTTCACCGCTATCCTTACGGACCCCATGAGTTGTACGACTTAGCGAAAGACCCAAGAGAACGAAAAAATCTGATAGACGACAAATCGCAGAACCCATTGATAAGCGATCTGCGGCGACAGATGGGTGCGTGGTTTGAACGGTACGTAGACCCACGACTGGATGGCACAAGATGTGCAGTTACCGGTAGAGGCCAAAAGGCAAAAATTGGAGATGGGATGTATGGAGAAGATGCCTTCAATCCAAGGGATACAAGTCATCGACAAAACAGATAG
- a CDS encoding sulfatase-like hydrolase/transferase, protein MEQQKPNVIFILTDDQGPWAAGCCGNDEVRTPYLDQMASEGTRFPNFFCTSPVCSPARASLMTGRIPSAHGVHDWIRDGNMPPDPAQYLEGLTCYTDVLAENDYTVGLSGKWHLGDSLTPQHGFSHWFALLTGGSKYNDADMIRDGQVEMQPGYLTDVITDDALDFISANKAGPFYLSVNYNAPHTPFTGHPQDLVDSYDDCPFKTCPQEALHPWAVQGAAAHMGNRESLKGYFAAITALDLNVGRILDRLATLGIRENTLVVFSSDNGYSCGHHGFWHKGNGTFPLNMYENSVKVPFIVSHPGSIPEGRVSEAMVSQYDFMPTLLDYLGLPDPNDDMSPGRSFVPALSGETNDAKDEIVIYDEYGPVRMIRTQEWKYVHRYPYGPHELYDLVNDPGERKNLIDDKSQNARIGDMRQQMGAWFERYVLPELDGARCSVTGGGQAAKIGEGNYGENSFHPRYAPPRRNV, encoded by the coding sequence ATGGAACAACAAAAACCTAATGTTATTTTTATTTTGACGGACGATCAGGGACCTTGGGCTGCAGGCTGCTGCGGTAATGATGAGGTACGGACACCTTATCTCGACCAGATGGCTTCAGAAGGCACCCGCTTCCCGAATTTTTTCTGCACAAGTCCTGTCTGCTCGCCTGCACGTGCGAGTCTGATGACCGGACGTATCCCGTCAGCACACGGTGTACACGACTGGATCCGCGACGGAAACATGCCGCCAGATCCCGCTCAATACCTTGAAGGCTTGACCTGTTATACGGATGTTCTTGCGGAGAATGACTACACGGTCGGATTGAGTGGTAAGTGGCACCTTGGTGATAGCTTGACACCGCAACACGGGTTCAGTCACTGGTTCGCGCTACTCACCGGGGGAAGCAAGTACAACGATGCGGATATGATTCGAGACGGGCAGGTAGAAATGCAACCCGGTTACCTCACCGACGTGATTACCGATGATGCATTGGATTTCATCTCAGCGAACAAAGCGGGACCGTTCTATCTCAGCGTTAACTATAACGCGCCGCATACACCGTTTACAGGTCATCCCCAAGACCTCGTTGACTCTTACGACGATTGTCCATTCAAGACGTGTCCACAAGAGGCATTGCATCCGTGGGCGGTGCAGGGTGCAGCGGCACACATGGGCAATCGCGAATCGTTGAAGGGCTATTTCGCAGCGATAACGGCACTCGATTTAAATGTCGGACGGATTCTGGATCGGCTTGCAACGTTAGGTATCCGTGAAAATACACTCGTTGTCTTCAGTAGTGATAACGGTTACTCGTGTGGACATCACGGATTTTGGCATAAAGGCAACGGTACATTCCCACTGAACATGTATGAAAACTCCGTTAAGGTTCCGTTCATCGTTAGTCATCCGGGTAGCATTCCAGAAGGACGCGTCAGTGAAGCGATGGTAAGCCAGTACGATTTCATGCCAACACTCCTTGACTATCTCGGTTTACCCGATCCGAATGATGATATGTCGCCTGGCAGAAGTTTTGTTCCTGCGCTTTCTGGAGAGACGAATGATGCGAAAGATGAGATTGTTATTTACGATGAGTACGGGCCTGTCCGCATGATTCGGACGCAAGAGTGGAAATATGTCCATAGGTATCCTTACGGTCCGCATGAATTATACGATTTGGTGAATGATCCGGGTGAACGGAAAAATCTGATAGATGACAAATCTCAGAATGCTCGTATCGGTGATATGCGTCAACAGATGGGGGCATGGTTTGAAAGATACGTCCTGCCGGAATTAGATGGGGCGCGATGCTCGGTTACGGGTGGTGGGCAAGCAGCAAAAATCGGAGAAGGAAATTACGGTGAAAATTCCTTCCATCCCAGATATGCCCCTCCTCGACGAAATGTGTAG
- a CDS encoding DUF4276 family protein codes for MTVKVSCIVEGEGDVAAVPLLIRRIAAELYPELAINTPRPIRVHRNQVVQPDKLEQEVELAARRIGGQGAIFIILDSDDDCPAELGPALLERALQTHGNLPIAVVLAKCEFEAWFLAAAESIRGRRGLRNDIHSPENPEAIRDAKGWLSNRMENSKKYHEKRDQPALTDSFDLEQARRVDSFDKCYRDIVRLLGELQDRTEV; via the coding sequence ATGACAGTCAAAGTCAGTTGCATTGTTGAGGGGGAGGGCGATGTGGCAGCTGTACCGCTCCTGATTCGACGCATCGCAGCCGAACTTTATCCAGAATTGGCGATCAACACACCGCGCCCTATCCGTGTTCATAGGAATCAAGTTGTTCAACCAGATAAACTTGAGCAAGAAGTTGAATTAGCAGCTCGGAGAATTGGCGGGCAAGGAGCTATATTTATTATCCTTGACAGTGATGATGACTGTCCAGCGGAACTAGGGCCTGCGCTCCTTGAGCGAGCGTTACAAACTCATGGCAATTTACCGATTGCTGTCGTGCTGGCAAAATGTGAATTTGAGGCATGGTTCCTTGCGGCAGCCGAATCCATCCGCGGGCGGAGAGGGTTAAGAAATGATATTCACTCTCCAGAAAATCCAGAGGCAATCCGAGACGCGAAGGGGTGGTTGAGCAACCGGATGGAGAATAGCAAAAAATATCATGAAAAGCGGGACCAGCCTGCTCTCACAGATAGTTTCGACCTTGAGCAAGCACGTCGTGTAGATTCGTTTGACAAATGCTATCGAGACATCGTTCGCCTTCTCGGTGAATTGCAAGACAGAACCGAAGTATAG
- a CDS encoding AAA family ATPase, whose amino-acid sequence MKDSTFITRVVLKNYKSIAACDVQLQPLTFLVGRNGSGKSNFLDALRFVADALNTSLGHALRDRGGINDVRRRSRGHPHHFSIRLEFILPEGFTGYYAFRIGAGKSEGHNEYRVQTEECKLQNEKLLKPEVYFRVDEGVLTDTSVEVAPAAAPDRLYLVNASGLPEFRAVYDAFSQMGFYNLNPDKIRELQNPDPGDVLMRDGGNLTSVLTRLAPTVKTDIEEYLESVVPGVHAVDVKAWGPMATLEFRQKIAGDKYPWRFHSNNMSDGTLRVLGILVALFQGDHNDQKRVPLVGIEEPEIALHPAAAGVLLDALRDGAHKTQVVITSHSPDLLEDKHLDVDSILAVEAYDGNTVIAPVDEVSRSVVRDKLFTIGELLRKDQLEPDEASVISPEKAKQLHLFDLEKKSSSSIKNKEKRR is encoded by the coding sequence ATGAAAGATTCAACGTTTATTACAAGAGTTGTTCTGAAAAACTATAAGAGCATCGCTGCGTGTGATGTGCAGTTGCAACCCCTGACGTTCCTTGTAGGTCGTAACGGTTCGGGCAAGAGCAATTTTCTTGATGCACTGCGATTCGTTGCCGATGCGTTGAATACATCGCTGGGTCATGCGTTACGCGATCGCGGAGGTATCAACGATGTCCGCCGCCGTTCACGTGGGCACCCGCACCACTTTAGCATCCGCTTGGAGTTTATTTTGCCCGAAGGTTTTACCGGATACTATGCCTTTCGAATCGGTGCTGGTAAAAGCGAAGGACACAATGAGTATAGGGTTCAGACAGAAGAATGTAAATTGCAGAATGAGAAACTTCTGAAACCTGAAGTATACTTTCGCGTTGACGAAGGCGTTTTAACTGATACAAGTGTAGAAGTTGCTCCCGCAGCTGCGCCTGATCGTCTCTATTTGGTAAATGCTTCCGGGTTACCCGAATTTCGTGCTGTCTATGATGCATTTTCTCAAATGGGATTTTACAACCTCAATCCCGATAAAATTCGGGAACTCCAAAACCCGGATCCTGGAGACGTGCTTATGCGTGATGGTGGTAATCTTACAAGCGTGCTCACCCGACTTGCACCCACTGTGAAAACAGATATTGAGGAATATTTAGAGAGTGTTGTGCCCGGTGTACATGCAGTTGATGTCAAAGCGTGGGGGCCCATGGCAACATTAGAATTCAGGCAGAAAATTGCGGGGGACAAGTACCCATGGCGGTTCCATTCAAATAACATGTCTGATGGCACGCTCCGCGTATTGGGAATTCTGGTAGCACTGTTTCAGGGAGATCACAATGACCAAAAACGCGTACCTCTCGTTGGAATTGAGGAACCAGAGATCGCGCTTCATCCCGCAGCAGCAGGAGTTTTGCTTGATGCTCTTCGGGACGGTGCCCACAAGACACAAGTGGTTATCACCAGTCACAGTCCGGACCTCCTTGAAGACAAGCACTTGGATGTGGATTCAATTCTCGCTGTTGAAGCGTATGATGGAAATACGGTAATTGCCCCTGTTGACGAAGTTAGCAGGTCTGTCGTGCGCGATAAACTGTTTACAATAGGAGAACTTCTACGTAAGGATCAATTGGAACCTGATGAGGCATCTGTCATTTCCCCTGAAAAGGCAAAACAACTTCATTTATTCGATTTAGAAAAAAAGAGTTCTAGTTCAATAAAGAATAAGGAAAAACGCAGATGA
- a CDS encoding phytanoyl-CoA dioxygenase family protein: MVTQEQIDFFQENGYVKFGRVLDNDGVETMRAGLDAVIELELNEGDDSSPEFKYGHDRREDKLNRGSGHPRAIHQYINMWKREPSYEAAIHNPLIAGTARALLNTPEVRLWHDQIISKPPHDNGHFGFHHDFFFWPLSPPNIVSCWLALDDATVDSGCMHVMPKSHKDERFSVAARAAFNAASAKASEEGSEPPPNPWTERRDLDISHGIPVELKAGECMFHHCLNWHGTPPNVTDHQRRAFVMIFMAQDVCYNNTQSPGHVLVPAIEVADGEPLVGDGFPVA, encoded by the coding sequence ATGGTAACTCAAGAACAAATCGACTTTTTTCAGGAAAACGGGTATGTTAAGTTTGGCAGAGTTTTAGATAACGATGGCGTGGAAACCATGCGTGCGGGATTAGATGCCGTTATTGAACTGGAACTCAACGAAGGCGATGATTCTTCGCCAGAGTTCAAGTACGGACACGACCGGCGTGAAGATAAACTCAATCGCGGTAGTGGTCACCCGCGTGCGATACATCAGTATATCAATATGTGGAAACGTGAACCGAGTTACGAGGCAGCTATCCACAACCCACTCATTGCGGGGACAGCGCGCGCACTTCTGAATACCCCCGAAGTCCGACTCTGGCACGATCAAATCATCTCCAAGCCGCCACACGATAATGGACACTTCGGATTCCATCATGACTTCTTCTTTTGGCCCCTCAGCCCACCGAACATCGTGAGCTGCTGGCTGGCTTTGGACGATGCGACAGTTGATAGTGGTTGTATGCATGTTATGCCGAAAAGCCATAAAGATGAACGGTTCTCGGTTGCAGCCAGAGCAGCATTCAACGCGGCATCCGCAAAAGCAAGCGAAGAAGGAAGCGAACCGCCTCCGAACCCGTGGACAGAGAGACGGGACTTGGACATCAGTCACGGTATCCCAGTGGAGCTGAAAGCAGGCGAGTGTATGTTTCATCACTGCCTCAACTGGCACGGAACACCGCCAAACGTTACGGATCATCAACGTAGAGCATTTGTCATGATTTTCATGGCGCAGGATGTCTGCTATAACAACACACAATCTCCGGGGCACGTCCTTGTTCCGGCAATTGAGGTTGCGGATGGCGAGCCGCTTGTCGGTGATGGATTTCCAGTAGCGTAA